From the genome of Leptodactylus fuscus isolate aLepFus1 chromosome 1, aLepFus1.hap2, whole genome shotgun sequence, one region includes:
- the LOC142209726 gene encoding vomeronasal type-2 receptor 26-like, with translation MIRCWLTHCAAAEADVDAPIPVSRCSEPCLPGSRKKAGETIHTCCYDCVPCSEGEISNITDADSCSKCQSDEWPNKKRDRCLPKVMEFISYNDTIASVTSSFSLFGCLVTGSIFGIFISYRDTPIVKANNRNLSYLLLVSIILSFLSVFLFLGRPSDVTCRLRETSFGVFFSVAVSSLLAKTVMVCVAFKSTKPGSPWRKWLSVKLPYTIVLLCSSFQVVICVLWLSISPPFQDLDTQSYPEKIIIQCNEGSDLWFYSMLGYMGLLAAVSFLLAFMVRTLPDSFNEAKYITFSMLLFCSVWMAMIPAYLSTRGKYMVAVEIFAVMASSAGLLACVFFPRWEAESGRLMAPEEGRSVGALDRMKQGFRVM, from the exons ATGATA CGCTGCTGGCTTACTCACTGCGCGGctgcagaggcagatgtggacgcTCCG ATCCCAGTATCCCGCTGCTCAGAGCCATGTTTACCTGGAAGCAGGAAGAAGGCAGGAGAAACAATTCAcacctgctgctatgactgtgtGCCATGTTCAGAGGGAGAGATCTCCAATATAACCG ATGCCGACAGCTGCAGTAAATGCCAAAGTGACGAATGGCCAAATAAGAAGAGAGACCGATGTCTGCCCAAAGTAATGGAATTCATCTCTTATAATGACACCATTGCTTCTGTAACTTCCTCCTTCTCACTCTTCGGATGTCTTGTGACCGGCTCCATATTTGGAATATTTATTTCCTACCGGGACACTCCTATTGTTAAAGCTAATAACCGGAACCTGAGTTatctcctcctggtctccatcatcctcagcttcctctctgtcttcttgtttcttggtcgtcccagtgatgtcacttgtagatTACGTGAAACCAGTTTTGGAGTCTTCTTCTCGGTCGCCGTCTCTTCACTTCTGGCCAAGACTGTTATGGTTTGTGTTGCTTTTAAGTCCACCAAGCCTGGAAGCCCCTGGAGAAAATGGCTGAGTGTGAagctgccctataccatagtgttgttgtgttcctccttccaggttgtcatctgtgttctgtggttgtctatttctcccccattccaggacctggacactcagtcttatcctgagaagatcatcattcagtgtaatgagggctcagatctctggttctactccatgttgggttatatggggctcctggccgctgtcagctttcttctggctttcatggtgaggacattaccggacagttttaatgaggccaagtacatcaccttcagcatgctgctgttctgtagtgtctggatggccatgatcccggcttatctgagcaccagagggaaatacatggtggccgtggagatatttgcagtaatggcttccagtgctggacttttagcttgtgtgtttttcccaagat gggagGCTGAAAGTGGGCGACTGATGGCCCCAGAAGAAGGCCGTAGTGTTGGAGCCCTGGACAG AATGAAACAAGGCTTCAGGGTCATGTAA